A single region of the Variovorax paradoxus genome encodes:
- a CDS encoding DUF1428 domain-containing protein, with amino-acid sequence MARYVDGFLVPVPSNNVEAYRKLARKAGKIWMEYGALEYVECIADDVKPGKLTSFPQSVKQKADETVAFSWIVYKSRKHRDTVNAKVMADPRIAAMDPKTMPFDAKRMIFGGFKSIVEF; translated from the coding sequence ATGGCTCGCTATGTCGATGGCTTTCTGGTTCCCGTTCCCTCGAACAACGTCGAGGCGTATCGCAAGCTGGCGCGCAAGGCCGGCAAGATCTGGATGGAATACGGCGCGCTCGAATACGTGGAGTGCATTGCCGACGATGTGAAGCCCGGCAAGCTCACTTCGTTTCCGCAGAGCGTGAAGCAGAAGGCGGACGAGACGGTGGCCTTCTCGTGGATCGTCTACAAGTCGCGCAAGCACCGCGACACGGTCAACGCCAAGGTCATGGCCGACCCGCGCATTGCCGCGATGGACCCGAAGACCATGCCCTTCGACGCGAAGCGGATGATCTTCGGCGGGTTCAAGTCGATCGTCGAGTTCTGA
- a CDS encoding sulfite exporter TauE/SafE family protein: MLFPLITDPHFYAVAVPAVLLLGISKSGFGAGFGSLAVPLMALAVTVPQAAAILMPLLLLMDLLGIAAFRRDFDRALLKFLVPFGLLGTVIGTLLFRTLSAPTVAGIVGVFTLLFLAQRLVFPPKPDDPLPSRAVGAALTAVSGFTSFIAHAGGPPINAYVIPLRLKPVVFTATMAYFFFVVNLSKWIPYAWLGLIDLRTLATSAVLMPLAPLGVWVGIRIARRISATWFYRFLYLGMLLTGLKLVYDGFLA, translated from the coding sequence ATGCTCTTTCCTCTCATCACCGATCCGCATTTCTATGCGGTTGCCGTTCCGGCCGTGCTGTTGCTCGGCATCAGCAAGAGCGGGTTCGGCGCCGGTTTCGGCTCGCTCGCGGTGCCGCTGATGGCGCTCGCGGTCACGGTGCCGCAGGCCGCGGCCATCCTGATGCCGCTGCTGCTGTTGATGGACTTGCTGGGGATTGCGGCCTTCCGGCGCGACTTCGACCGGGCGCTGCTCAAGTTCCTGGTTCCGTTCGGGTTGCTCGGCACAGTCATCGGCACGCTGCTGTTCCGCACGCTTTCGGCCCCCACCGTGGCGGGCATCGTCGGCGTGTTCACCCTGCTGTTTCTTGCGCAGCGGCTGGTGTTTCCGCCCAAGCCGGACGACCCGCTGCCTTCGCGCGCAGTGGGCGCGGCGCTCACCGCGGTGTCGGGTTTCACGAGCTTCATTGCCCACGCCGGCGGGCCGCCCATCAACGCCTATGTGATTCCGCTGCGGCTCAAGCCGGTGGTGTTCACGGCCACCATGGCGTACTTCTTCTTCGTGGTGAACCTGAGCAAGTGGATTCCGTACGCCTGGCTCGGCCTCATCGACCTGCGCACCCTGGCCACATCGGCGGTGCTGATGCCTCTTGCGCCGCTCGGCGTGTGGGTCGGCATTCGCATTGCGCGGCGCATCAGCGCCACATGGTTCTACCGCTTCCTGTACCTCGGCATGCTGCTGACCGGGCTCAAGCTGGTTTACGACGGGTTTCTTGCCTGA
- a CDS encoding DoxX family protein, with translation MNTQAVAADSARAPIASSFAPPSPAALDDSGKLLLRVAIGVLVLLHGIFKISAGVGFVSAMLVKAGLPGGLAYLVYVGEIAAPLLMIAGFWTRAAAGVVVINMLAAFGLVHMADLFALTKQGGWALELQGLYLFGALAVVLLGAGRFSLAGLRGRWN, from the coding sequence ATGAACACCCAGGCCGTAGCCGCCGACTCCGCGCGTGCGCCGATCGCATCTTCGTTCGCCCCTCCCTCGCCCGCCGCGCTGGACGATTCCGGCAAGCTGCTGCTGCGCGTGGCCATCGGCGTGCTGGTGCTGCTGCACGGCATTTTCAAGATTTCGGCCGGCGTGGGCTTTGTCAGCGCCATGCTGGTGAAGGCCGGCCTGCCGGGCGGGCTGGCCTACCTCGTGTACGTGGGCGAGATCGCGGCGCCGCTGCTCATGATTGCCGGCTTCTGGACCCGCGCCGCCGCCGGCGTGGTCGTCATCAACATGCTCGCGGCCTTCGGCCTGGTGCACATGGCCGACCTGTTCGCCCTGACCAAGCAGGGTGGCTGGGCGCTCGAGCTGCAGGGCCTGTACCTGTTCGGCGCGCTGGCCGTGGTGCTGCTGGGCGCGGGCCGCTTCAGCCTGGCAGGCCTGCGCGGCCGCTGGAACTGA
- a CDS encoding Crp/Fnr family transcriptional regulator, producing MRAPLSPGMAPTTPSTTLRSSLALRRIALLEGLSDQRLDLLAQQCLWHSVEAGKPLLLRAEQQGDVFLLVSGRVRVTTYSANGRQVTFRDSEAGEHFGDIAAIDGGPRSADVVTLEPSVLASLDRLSFMALLRDEPVVAERVMQRLASLVRQLSERVIDLSTLGVQNRLHAELLRLARTAGVEGNQSRLDPAPKHAALASQISTNREQVTRELNVLVRSGVLRKDGKALLVADAARLERMVSQVRGDAG from the coding sequence ATGCGCGCGCCCCTCTCACCCGGCATGGCCCCAACTACTCCTTCGACCACTCTTCGCTCCAGCCTTGCGCTGCGCCGCATCGCGCTGCTCGAGGGCCTTTCCGACCAGCGGCTGGACCTGCTTGCGCAGCAGTGCCTGTGGCACAGCGTGGAGGCCGGCAAGCCGCTGCTGCTGCGCGCCGAGCAGCAAGGCGACGTGTTCCTGCTGGTTTCGGGCCGGGTCCGGGTGACCACCTATTCGGCCAACGGCCGGCAGGTCACCTTCAGGGATTCGGAAGCCGGCGAGCACTTCGGCGACATTGCCGCGATTGACGGCGGGCCGCGCTCCGCCGACGTGGTCACGCTCGAACCCAGCGTGCTCGCCAGCCTGGACCGGCTCTCCTTCATGGCCCTGCTGCGCGACGAGCCCGTGGTGGCCGAGCGCGTGATGCAGCGGCTCGCTTCACTGGTGCGGCAGCTGTCGGAACGCGTGATCGACCTGAGCACGCTGGGTGTGCAGAACCGCTTGCATGCCGAGCTGCTGCGGCTCGCACGCACCGCGGGCGTTGAAGGCAACCAGTCGAGGCTTGACCCGGCGCCCAAGCATGCGGCCCTGGCCAGCCAGATCAGCACCAACCGCGAGCAGGTGACCCGCGAACTCAATGTGCTGGTGCGCAGCGGCGTGCTGCGCAAGGACGGCAAGGCCCTGCTGGTGGCCGACGCCGCCCGGCTCGAACGCATGGTGTCGCAAGTGCGCGGCGATGCGGGTTGA
- a CDS encoding adenylate/guanylate cyclase domain-containing protein — protein MDRRSPQAPFLPRLPTRRNLRWASGLVLMAYVTAHLLNHSLGIVSFAAAETVLRGVQHFWHSLPGTLLLYGAATVHLALAVAALWERRTLRMPPLEGLRILLGFALPLLLIAHLTAMRGAYQAYGIEGSYARVVWGRWSLPGATAQLAMMFAAWTHGCIGMHFALRARPGYRRFSHLLLAFAVVLPLAAAMGFVSMGREFQWTGVPPAVVPNAAQGRTLDAVETGIEVFYALGLAALLAAFGTRHWLARRPRGLSVSLRYPGRTVQVPRGWSVLEASRSHGIAHLSVCGGRARCSTCRVRVLGPAEHIGEPGRDEQRTLERVRAPNDVRLACQLRPRGDIEVTPLFAPPPNGGRPAPVSSFGREHDVAVLFVDLRRWSGLSERQWPFDLAYVLDRYFATVGAAVRESGGVPNQFIGDSVMAIFGLETDLPTACRQALRATELIGERMDAWSEGFEAQFGQRLDFGMGLHAGRAAVGEVGYLDTTTFTAIGEVVNTASRLQDHSKAAASRLVVSLFAAQQAGLAHAADQVDTLVVRGRSEPLAVICSQPVPAATPL, from the coding sequence ATGGACAGACGTTCCCCCCAAGCCCCTTTTTTGCCGAGACTGCCGACCCGGCGCAATCTCCGCTGGGCGAGCGGGCTCGTGCTGATGGCCTATGTGACGGCGCATTTGCTGAACCATTCGCTGGGTATCGTCTCCTTTGCGGCGGCCGAGACGGTGCTGCGCGGCGTGCAGCACTTCTGGCACAGCCTGCCGGGCACGCTGCTGCTGTATGGCGCCGCCACCGTTCACCTGGCGCTTGCCGTGGCCGCGCTGTGGGAGCGCCGCACCCTGCGCATGCCGCCGCTCGAGGGCCTGCGCATATTGCTCGGCTTCGCGCTGCCGCTGCTGCTGATCGCCCATCTGACGGCCATGCGCGGCGCCTACCAGGCCTACGGCATCGAAGGTTCCTATGCGCGCGTGGTCTGGGGGCGGTGGAGCCTGCCGGGCGCCACCGCGCAACTCGCCATGATGTTCGCGGCCTGGACGCACGGCTGCATCGGCATGCACTTTGCGTTGCGGGCACGGCCGGGCTACCGCCGCTTCTCCCATCTGCTGCTTGCCTTCGCGGTCGTGCTGCCCCTTGCCGCGGCGATGGGCTTCGTCTCCATGGGGCGCGAGTTCCAGTGGACCGGCGTGCCGCCCGCAGTGGTGCCCAACGCGGCCCAGGGCCGGACGCTCGACGCCGTGGAAACCGGCATCGAGGTCTTCTACGCACTTGGCCTGGCCGCCTTGCTGGCAGCCTTCGGAACGCGCCACTGGCTGGCACGCCGGCCGCGCGGGCTTTCGGTTTCGCTGCGCTACCCGGGCCGCACCGTGCAGGTGCCGCGCGGCTGGAGCGTGCTGGAGGCGAGCCGCTCGCACGGCATCGCCCATCTTTCGGTGTGCGGGGGACGGGCGCGCTGCTCGACCTGCCGTGTGCGCGTGCTCGGCCCCGCCGAACACATCGGCGAACCCGGCCGCGACGAGCAGCGAACGCTGGAGCGCGTGCGTGCGCCCAATGACGTGCGGCTCGCCTGCCAGCTGCGGCCCCGCGGCGACATCGAGGTCACTCCGCTGTTTGCGCCGCCGCCCAACGGCGGCCGGCCCGCGCCGGTCAGCAGCTTCGGCCGCGAGCACGACGTGGCCGTTCTGTTCGTCGACCTGCGGCGCTGGTCGGGCCTGTCGGAGCGGCAATGGCCGTTCGACCTGGCCTATGTGCTCGACCGCTACTTTGCGACGGTGGGTGCCGCCGTGCGCGAAAGCGGCGGCGTGCCCAACCAGTTCATCGGCGACAGCGTGATGGCGATCTTCGGGCTCGAGACCGACCTGCCCACCGCATGCCGACAGGCACTGCGCGCGACCGAGCTCATCGGCGAGCGCATGGACGCCTGGAGCGAAGGCTTCGAAGCTCAGTTCGGCCAGCGGCTGGACTTTGGCATGGGCCTGCACGCCGGGCGCGCGGCGGTGGGCGAAGTGGGCTACCTCGACACGACCACCTTCACCGCCATCGGCGAAGTGGTCAACACGGCAAGCCGGCTGCAGGACCATTCCAAGGCGGCCGCATCGCGCCTGGTGGTTTCGCTGTTCGCGGCGCAGCAGGCCGGCCTGGCGCATGCCGCAGATCAGGTCGACACGCTGGTGGTGCGCGGGCGCTCCGAGCCGCTTGCGGTGATCTGTTCGCAGCCCGTCCCCGCGGCAACGCCCCTGTAG
- a CDS encoding alpha/beta hydrolase has protein sequence MNTKQLIAVSAAAFAMLGAAGAHAETYEGVQALTSYANRADVQAEAVAAARGGNTYSDSAAEGVVAVESTLDRNTVRAQAVAAAHDPLQSLDRRAFYRDQVPSAYSKPAVSFTQQAGL, from the coding sequence ATGAACACGAAGCAACTCATCGCCGTTTCCGCCGCCGCATTCGCCATGCTGGGCGCCGCCGGCGCACATGCCGAAACCTACGAAGGCGTGCAGGCCCTCACGTCGTACGCCAACCGTGCGGACGTGCAGGCAGAAGCCGTGGCCGCTGCGCGCGGCGGCAACACGTATTCGGACAGCGCCGCCGAAGGCGTGGTGGCCGTCGAATCCACGCTCGACCGCAACACGGTGCGCGCGCAGGCCGTGGCCGCCGCGCACGATCCGCTGCAAAGCCTGGACCGCCGCGCCTTCTACCGCGACCAGGTGCCTTCGGCTTACAGCAAGCCGGCCGTTTCGTTCACGCAGCAAGCCGGCCTGTAA
- the rtcA gene encoding RNA 3'-terminal phosphate cyclase, with protein sequence MIELDGSQGEGGGQILRTSLALSVATGQPVAIEKIRAGRAKPGLMRQHLACVIAAAEISGAQVEGAELGSHSLRFVPGPVRAGEYSFTIASAGSCMLVLQTVLPPLLLAGAPSRVQLRGGTHNPMAPPFHFLERAFAPLVRRLGADLQLVLRRCGFYPAGGGEVEATIVPSVDRLKPFDLVERGALLSGHAECLAPGLARHIAARELETLGKAMGWSGEQLRVGTARQNEGPGNALLATLAYEHVTEVFTAFGEKTLSAEQVAHALVRELRDFQKSQAAVGPHLADQLALLLGLAAWQSGGAAAFTCSEVTEHTRTNCAVIERFLPVRYAIEEAADAATVKVARA encoded by the coding sequence ATGATCGAACTCGACGGCTCGCAAGGCGAGGGCGGCGGCCAGATCCTGCGCACCAGCCTCGCGCTGTCGGTGGCAACGGGCCAGCCCGTCGCCATCGAGAAGATTCGCGCGGGCCGCGCCAAGCCGGGCCTGATGCGCCAGCATCTCGCCTGCGTCATCGCGGCGGCCGAAATCAGCGGCGCGCAGGTCGAAGGGGCCGAGCTCGGATCGCACTCGCTGCGCTTCGTGCCCGGCCCGGTGCGTGCGGGCGAATACAGCTTCACGATCGCGAGCGCGGGCAGCTGCATGCTGGTGCTGCAAACGGTGCTGCCGCCGCTGCTGCTGGCCGGCGCGCCAAGCCGCGTGCAACTGCGCGGCGGCACGCACAACCCGATGGCGCCGCCGTTCCACTTTCTGGAGCGCGCCTTTGCGCCGCTGGTGCGCCGCCTGGGCGCGGACCTGCAACTGGTGCTGCGCCGCTGCGGCTTTTATCCCGCCGGCGGTGGCGAGGTAGAGGCGACCATCGTTCCGTCGGTCGACAGGCTGAAGCCCTTCGACCTGGTCGAGCGCGGCGCACTGCTGTCGGGCCATGCCGAGTGCCTGGCGCCGGGGCTCGCACGGCACATTGCCGCGCGCGAGCTGGAAACACTGGGCAAGGCCATGGGCTGGTCGGGCGAGCAACTGCGCGTTGGCACGGCGCGGCAGAACGAAGGGCCGGGCAACGCGCTGCTCGCCACGCTGGCCTACGAGCACGTGACCGAGGTTTTTACGGCCTTCGGCGAAAAGACGCTGAGCGCAGAGCAAGTGGCGCATGCGCTGGTGAGGGAGCTGCGCGACTTCCAGAAGAGCCAGGCGGCCGTGGGGCCGCATCTGGCCGACCAGCTGGCGCTGCTGCTGGGCCTGGCCGCATGGCAAAGCGGCGGCGCTGCCGCCTTCACCTGCAGCGAGGTGACGGAGCACACGCGAACCAACTGCGCCGTGATCGAGCGCTTTTTGCCGGTGCGCTATGCCATCGAAGAAGCTGCGGACGCGGCCACCGTGAAGGTGGCGCGGGCCTGA
- a CDS encoding nucleotidyltransferase domain-containing protein — protein MSNQEEFLRSAHPIDPAMRAQIMDALRDIETRHDVTVLFACESGSRGWGFASPDSDYDVRFIYVNRLPWYLTVTPRRDVIELPISGDLDVNGWDLRKALGLMRESNPTLLEWLRSPVVYREDDAAMPRFRALSEAVFSNARGWHHYASMAKKNFREHLQADEVRYKKYLYVLRPLLAARWIRTQPGVPPMRFADLAQKTLDAVRDAALIEEINALLEVKMRAGEAATSPRWPGIHAFIESELAANAAEPVAPLPQAEGAGLDAFLCETVLRFDAAASDAKKGGCA, from the coding sequence ATGAGCAACCAAGAAGAATTCCTGCGCTCGGCGCACCCCATCGATCCCGCCATGCGCGCGCAGATCATGGACGCGCTGCGCGACATCGAAACGCGCCATGACGTGACGGTGCTGTTCGCCTGCGAATCCGGTAGCCGCGGCTGGGGTTTTGCCTCGCCCGACAGCGACTACGACGTGCGCTTCATCTACGTGAACCGCCTGCCGTGGTACCTCACGGTCACGCCGCGCCGCGACGTGATCGAACTGCCGATCAGCGGCGACCTCGACGTGAACGGCTGGGACCTGCGCAAGGCGCTGGGCCTCATGCGCGAGTCGAACCCCACGCTGCTCGAATGGCTGCGCTCGCCGGTGGTGTACCGCGAGGACGACGCGGCCATGCCACGGTTTCGTGCGCTCTCGGAGGCGGTGTTTTCCAACGCGCGCGGCTGGCATCACTACGCGTCGATGGCAAAGAAGAATTTTCGCGAGCACCTGCAGGCGGACGAGGTGCGCTACAAGAAATACCTCTATGTGCTGCGCCCGCTGCTGGCCGCGCGATGGATCCGCACGCAGCCCGGCGTGCCGCCGATGCGCTTTGCCGACCTGGCGCAGAAGACGCTCGACGCCGTGCGCGATGCCGCGCTGATCGAGGAAATCAACGCGCTGCTCGAAGTGAAGATGCGCGCCGGAGAAGCTGCGACCAGCCCGCGCTGGCCCGGCATTCACGCGTTCATCGAAAGCGAGCTGGCGGCCAACGCGGCCGAACCCGTCGCGCCGCTGCCGCAGGCCGAGGGTGCAGGGCTCGATGCGTTTCTCTGCGAGACGGTGCTGCGCTTCGACGCGGCCGCGTCCGATGCAAAGAAAGGAGGCTGTGCATGA
- a CDS encoding ribonuclease Z — protein MLMKLTFLGTSSGVPTRQRNVSGLAVQTVLGTDWFLVDCGEGTQHRLQQTRLSLHEMAAVCITHVHGDHCYGLPGLLASAGMGKRTRPLKLIAPLPVWQWFDATRRLTDLHLPYEVEHVDLEADALVYEAPGLRIDRHVLRHRVPSHAYRVQVETWRVRLKADALRAAGLPPGPAWRALQNGEDVPFNGAVLRSADFAETQVDTASAVLGGDNAEPALLHAACEGAQLLVHEATYTQEALDKVGPGPMHSSARLLAEFAQSAKVPNLVLTHLSPRHQNEEGMAALMAETQAYYTGTAFLANDLDVFELDSAGKVAVTRARSDE, from the coding sequence ATGCTGATGAAGCTCACCTTCCTGGGCACATCCTCAGGAGTTCCCACGCGCCAGCGCAACGTCTCCGGCCTCGCGGTGCAAACCGTGCTCGGCACCGACTGGTTCCTTGTCGATTGCGGCGAGGGCACGCAGCATCGGCTGCAGCAGACCCGGCTGTCTTTGCACGAGATGGCGGCGGTCTGCATCACGCACGTGCATGGCGACCATTGCTACGGTCTGCCGGGCCTGCTCGCGAGCGCGGGCATGGGCAAGCGCACCAGGCCGCTGAAGCTGATCGCGCCGCTGCCGGTGTGGCAATGGTTCGACGCCACGCGCCGGTTGACGGACCTGCATCTGCCCTACGAGGTGGAGCATGTCGATCTGGAAGCCGACGCGCTGGTGTACGAAGCCCCGGGCCTACGCATCGACCGCCATGTGCTGCGGCACCGGGTGCCCAGCCACGCCTATCGCGTGCAGGTCGAAACCTGGCGCGTGCGGCTGAAGGCCGACGCGCTTCGTGCCGCCGGCCTGCCGCCCGGCCCCGCATGGCGCGCGCTGCAGAACGGCGAAGACGTGCCTTTCAACGGCGCGGTGCTGCGCAGTGCCGACTTTGCGGAGACGCAGGTCGACACGGCAAGCGCTGTGCTTGGCGGTGACAACGCGGAGCCTGCGCTGCTGCATGCGGCCTGCGAAGGCGCTCAACTGCTGGTGCACGAGGCCACCTACACGCAGGAGGCGCTGGACAAGGTCGGCCCAGGGCCCATGCACAGCTCCGCGCGCCTGCTGGCCGAGTTTGCGCAGTCTGCCAAAGTGCCCAACCTGGTGCTGACGCACCTGAGCCCGCGCCACCAGAACGAAGAGGGGATGGCGGCGCTGATGGCGGAAACCCAGGCCTACTACACCGGCACCGCGTTCCTGGCCAACGACCTGGACGTTTTTGAACTCGACAGCGCCGGCAAGGTGGCTGTCACCCGAGCCCGATCGGATGAATGA
- a CDS encoding zinc-ribbon domain-containing protein: MKSNKQRRAEIKAHRLQRAAALKAQLRTQDARQLSAGGLVPGMVMADKSRLAHYNTTFGEVPDFYLDQAYTCRDCGAQEVWTAKQQKWWHEVAQGSVYSHAVRCHACRQARRALRDAALRNEGANLLGDEVARLRALAMQKLTANALAQVEAALQSKWRSLRVVAIEVMGQWGGAEQIERLQAFAANRTSSYGTWEREAADAATKALARRAEEGSWKC, translated from the coding sequence ATGAAAAGCAACAAGCAACGCCGCGCCGAAATCAAGGCGCATCGACTCCAACGCGCCGCAGCGTTGAAGGCGCAGCTGCGCACGCAAGACGCCCGTCAGCTCTCGGCGGGCGGACTCGTGCCCGGCATGGTCATGGCCGACAAGTCGCGGCTTGCGCACTACAACACCACGTTCGGCGAGGTGCCGGATTTCTATCTTGATCAGGCCTACACCTGCCGAGATTGCGGCGCCCAGGAGGTATGGACGGCGAAGCAGCAGAAGTGGTGGCACGAAGTCGCGCAAGGCTCGGTGTACAGCCACGCAGTGCGATGCCATGCATGCCGGCAGGCCCGCCGGGCCTTGCGCGATGCAGCGCTTCGGAACGAAGGCGCCAACCTGCTGGGCGACGAGGTGGCCCGGTTGCGTGCGCTCGCCATGCAAAAGCTCACCGCCAACGCGCTCGCGCAAGTGGAAGCTGCCCTGCAAAGCAAGTGGCGCAGTCTGCGCGTGGTCGCCATCGAAGTCATGGGTCAGTGGGGTGGGGCCGAGCAGATCGAGCGGCTGCAGGCATTCGCAGCGAACCGCACGAGCAGCTACGGGACGTGGGAACGCGAGGCAGCAGACGCCGCGACGAAAGCACTGGCGCGCAGGGCCGAAGAGGGGAGTTGGAAATGCTGA
- a CDS encoding RtcB family protein — translation MEQNYKLHEVANGVPVKMWTNGVPVEDEAQKQLENAARLPIVFKHIAAMPDVHYGIGATVGSVIPTFKAIIPAAVGVDIGCGMMACKTTLNARDLPDNLGPLRSAIEKAVPHGSNPKRMGRDKGSWETPPDETDAAWAKLVDEFDLICEDYPRLKNTNNHKHLGTLGTGNHFIEVCLDEAGAVWFMLHSGSRGVGNAIGTHFIELAKKDAELHQRNLPDQDLAYFEEGAKYFGDYVRAVGWAQKFARANREVMMQRVVAAARKVITKPFEAHVEAVNCHHNYVSRETHFGEDVLVTRKGAVSAKAGELGIIPGSMGAKSYIVRGKGNPESFMSCSHGAGRKMSRTKAKKLFTIADQIAATEGVECRKDADVIDEIPMAYKDIDAVMEAQKDLVEVVYTLKQVVCVKG, via the coding sequence ATGGAACAGAACTACAAACTGCATGAAGTAGCCAACGGCGTCCCCGTAAAAATGTGGACGAACGGCGTGCCTGTGGAAGACGAGGCGCAGAAGCAGCTCGAGAACGCGGCGCGCCTGCCCATCGTGTTCAAGCACATCGCGGCCATGCCCGACGTGCACTACGGCATCGGCGCGACCGTGGGCTCGGTGATCCCGACTTTCAAGGCCATCATTCCCGCCGCCGTCGGCGTGGACATCGGCTGCGGAATGATGGCCTGCAAGACCACGCTCAACGCGCGCGACCTGCCCGACAACCTGGGCCCGCTGCGTTCGGCCATCGAGAAGGCCGTGCCGCACGGATCGAATCCCAAGCGCATGGGCCGCGACAAGGGCTCGTGGGAAACGCCGCCCGATGAAACCGATGCGGCCTGGGCCAAGCTGGTGGATGAGTTCGACCTGATCTGCGAGGACTACCCGCGCCTGAAGAATACCAACAACCACAAGCACCTGGGCACGCTGGGTACCGGCAACCACTTCATCGAGGTGTGCCTCGACGAGGCGGGTGCCGTGTGGTTCATGCTGCACTCGGGTTCGCGCGGCGTGGGCAATGCCATCGGCACGCACTTCATCGAACTCGCGAAGAAGGACGCCGAACTGCACCAACGCAACCTGCCCGATCAGGACCTGGCGTACTTCGAAGAAGGCGCCAAGTACTTCGGCGACTACGTGCGCGCGGTGGGCTGGGCCCAGAAGTTCGCGCGTGCCAACCGCGAAGTGATGATGCAGCGCGTGGTCGCGGCCGCGCGCAAGGTCATCACCAAGCCGTTCGAGGCGCATGTGGAAGCGGTGAACTGCCACCACAACTACGTGAGCCGCGAAACGCACTTTGGCGAAGACGTGCTCGTTACGCGCAAGGGTGCGGTAAGCGCCAAGGCGGGCGAACTCGGGATCATTCCCGGCAGCATGGGTGCCAAGAGCTACATCGTGCGCGGCAAGGGCAACCCCGAGAGCTTCATGAGCTGCAGCCACGGCGCCGGCCGAAAGATGAGCCGCACCAAGGCGAAGAAGCTCTTCACCATCGCCGACCAGATTGCCGCGACCGAGGGCGTTGAATGCCGCAAGGACGCCGACGTGATCGACGAGATTCCGATGGCCTACAAGGACATCGACGCGGTGATGGAAGCGCAGAAGGACCTGGTGGAGGTGGTCTACACGCTCAAGCAGGTGGTTTGCGTGAAGGGTTAG